In Mycobacterium tuberculosis H37Rv, a single window of DNA contains:
- the oppC gene encoding oligopeptide ABC transporter permease OppC has product MTEFASRRTLVVRRFLRNRAAVASLAALLLLFVSAYALPPLLPYSYDDLDFNALLQPPGTKHWLGTNALGQDLLAQTLRGMQKSMLIGVCVAVISTGIAATVGAISGYFGGWRDRTLMWVVDLLLVVPSFILIAIVTPRTKNSANIMFLVLLLAGFGWMISSRMVRGMTMSLREREFIRAARYMGVSSRRIIVGHVVPNVASILIIDAALNVAAAILAETGLSFLGFGIQPPDVSLGTLIADGTASATAFPWVFLFPASILVLILVCANLTGDGLRDALDPASRSLRRGVR; this is encoded by the coding sequence ATGACGGAATTCGCCTCGCGGCGCACCCTAGTGGTGCGCAGGTTCCTACGCAATCGGGCCGCGGTGGCGTCGCTGGCGGCGCTGCTCCTGCTGTTCGTCAGCGCTTATGCGCTGCCCCCACTATTGCCCTACTCCTACGACGACCTTGATTTCAACGCATTGCTGCAGCCGCCGGGCACCAAGCACTGGCTGGGCACTAACGCGCTGGGCCAAGATCTGCTGGCGCAGACGCTGCGTGGCATGCAGAAGTCGATGCTGATTGGTGTTTGCGTTGCGGTGATCTCGACTGGTATCGCTGCCACGGTTGGAGCGATCTCGGGATATTTCGGCGGCTGGCGGGACCGGACACTGATGTGGGTGGTCGATCTGCTGCTAGTAGTGCCCAGCTTCATCCTGATCGCCATCGTTACCCCGCGAACCAAGAACTCGGCAAACATCATGTTTCTTGTCTTGTTGTTGGCCGGCTTCGGCTGGATGATCAGCTCTCGCATGGTGCGCGGGATGACGATGAGCTTGCGAGAACGCGAATTCATCAGGGCCGCACGATATATGGGTGTCTCCAGCCGCCGGATCATCGTCGGCCATGTGGTGCCCAACGTCGCATCCATCTTGATCATCGACGCCGCCCTCAATGTTGCCGCCGCCATCCTGGCCGAAACCGGGTTGAGCTTCCTTGGTTTCGGTATTCAACCGCCGGATGTGTCGCTGGGCACCCTGATCGCCGACGGCACCGCATCCGCGACCGCGTTCCCGTGGGTGTTCTTGTTTCCCGCCAGTATCCTGGTGTTGATTCTGGTGTGCGCCAACCTGACCGGCGATGGCCTGCGCGACGCGCTGGACCCAGCCAGCAGATCCCTGCGCCGTGGTGTGCGATGA
- the oppD gene encoding oligopeptide ABC transporter ATP-binding protein OppD, producing the protein MSPLLEVTDLAVTFRTDGDPVTAVRGISYRVEPGEVVAMVGESGSGKSAAAMAVVGLLPEYAQVRGSVRLQGTELLGLADNAMSRFRGKAIGTVFQDPMSALTPVYTVGDQIAEAIEVHQPRVGKKAARRRAVELLDLVGISQPQRRSRAFPHELSGGERQRVVIAIAIANDPDLLICDEPTTALDVTVQAQILDVLKAARDVTGAGVLIITHDLGVVAEFADRALVMYAGRVVESAGVNDLYRDRRMPYTVGLLGSVPRLDAAQGTRLVPIPGAPPSLAGLAPGCPFAPRCPLVIDECLTAEPELLDVATDHRAACIRTELVTGRSAADIYRVKTEARPAALGDASVVVRVRHLVKTYRLAKGVVLRRAIGEVRAVDGISLELRQGRTLGIVGESGSGKSTTLHEILELAAPQSGSIEVLGTDVATLGTAERRSLRRDIQVVFQDPVASLDPRLPVFDLIAEPLQANGFGKNETHARVAELLDIVGLRHGDASRYPAEFSGGQKQRIGIARALALQPKILALDEPVSALDVSIQAGIINLLLDLQEQFGLSYLFVSHDLSVVKHLAHQVAVMLAGTVVEQGDSEEVFGNPKHEYTRRLLGAVPQPDPARRG; encoded by the coding sequence ATGAGCCCCCTGCTCGAGGTGACCGATTTGGCCGTCACCTTCAGGACCGATGGCGATCCGGTGACCGCGGTGCGCGGGATCAGCTACCGCGTCGAGCCCGGCGAGGTGGTCGCGATGGTGGGCGAATCGGGTTCAGGTAAGTCCGCAGCGGCGATGGCGGTGGTGGGCCTGCTGCCCGAGTACGCGCAGGTGCGTGGTTCGGTTCGGCTACAGGGTACCGAACTGTTGGGGCTTGCCGACAACGCGATGTCCCGGTTTCGAGGCAAGGCGATCGGCACGGTGTTCCAGGATCCGATGTCTGCGCTCACCCCTGTCTACACCGTCGGCGACCAAATCGCCGAGGCCATCGAGGTGCACCAGCCCCGTGTTGGCAAGAAGGCCGCTCGTCGGCGTGCGGTGGAACTGCTTGACCTGGTCGGTATTTCGCAGCCGCAGCGGCGTTCCCGTGCGTTTCCGCATGAGCTTTCAGGTGGCGAACGCCAACGCGTGGTGATCGCCATCGCGATCGCCAACGATCCCGACCTGTTGATCTGTGACGAACCGACCACGGCGCTCGACGTCACGGTGCAGGCGCAGATCCTCGACGTCCTCAAGGCGGCGCGCGACGTCACCGGCGCCGGGGTGCTGATCATCACCCACGACCTCGGCGTCGTGGCCGAGTTCGCCGACCGGGCGCTGGTGATGTACGCCGGACGGGTCGTCGAGTCGGCCGGGGTGAATGATCTGTACCGCGATCGCCGGATGCCCTACACCGTGGGGCTTTTAGGCTCGGTCCCCCGGCTGGATGCCGCGCAGGGCACCCGGCTGGTGCCGATACCGGGTGCGCCCCCGTCGCTGGCGGGCTTGGCACCGGGTTGCCCGTTCGCGCCGCGCTGCCCGCTAGTCATCGACGAATGCCTTACCGCGGAACCCGAATTGCTTGACGTCGCTACCGATCACCGGGCGGCCTGCATCCGCACCGAGCTGGTCACCGGGCGCAGCGCCGCCGACATCTACCGGGTCAAAACCGAGGCCCGCCCGGCTGCACTCGGCGACGCCTCGGTGGTCGTGCGGGTACGTCATCTAGTCAAAACCTACCGGCTGGCCAAGGGCGTGGTGCTGCGCCGGGCGATCGGCGAGGTCCGCGCGGTCGACGGCATCAGTCTCGAACTCCGGCAGGGCCGCACGTTGGGTATCGTCGGCGAATCCGGTTCGGGCAAGTCGACCACCCTGCACGAGATCCTGGAGCTGGCTGCGCCGCAATCGGGATCGATCGAAGTCCTCGGCACTGACGTCGCCACGCTGGGGACAGCGGAACGCCGATCGCTGCGCCGCGACATCCAGGTGGTCTTCCAAGACCCGGTGGCGTCCTTAGACCCGCGGCTGCCGGTCTTCGATCTGATTGCCGAACCATTGCAGGCCAATGGGTTCGGCAAGAACGAGACTCACGCGCGGGTCGCCGAGCTGCTCGATATCGTCGGACTGCGCCACGGCGACGCCAGTCGTTATCCCGCCGAGTTCTCCGGCGGTCAGAAGCAGCGCATCGGCATCGCGCGGGCACTGGCGCTCCAACCCAAGATCCTGGCACTCGACGAACCGGTGTCGGCACTCGATGTCTCCATTCAGGCCGGGATCATCAACCTGCTGCTCGACCTCCAAGAGCAGTTCGGGTTGTCATATTTATTTGTTTCCCACGATCTTTCGGTGGTCAAACACCTCGCCCACCAGGTGGCGGTCATGCTTGCCGGTACCGTTGTTGAGCAGGGCGACAGTGAGGAGGTCTTCGGCAATCCGAAACACGAGTACACCAGGCGACTGCTGGGCGCGGTACCGCAACCGGATCCGGCCCGTCGTGGCTGA